Proteins co-encoded in one Kribbella qitaiheensis genomic window:
- a CDS encoding recombinase family protein, whose protein sequence is MTVVSALGVSMWADKMALMLGGAKVMALSYARASKDQKRKSYSVDQQSDMNNEEIEKNGWTKLGEYSDNDESASRFRRKAAGREDFAELLKEIKTGKANVLVLVDVSRSQRDLEVFAMLRNLCFENGCFFWLVNGNLYDLRVTADRNSLANMAVQGETFSDAVSDGVSRGLAKQKKDGRPASRCPYGYERFKDQKTGAFDRQVFDVTERTAVHTETGTVEEYTTSDVVENIFRQLRKLTTSGAIARDLNSRGIPSPGGLLWSRQTVEFIARNAAYMGKRASYGTVVSDGQWEGIVSPAVFMDVQRILDRDDKGHDRTGRKAKDKPDAEWLLSYAARCAECGAWLESKHKSANNGAAVVYRCSKKYCSSVNFAKFDSYVESVLVAWLSRPDVYQRLISQRRVNDASIKAHEDDIALAERQLGENKALRMSGAMHPDDFVDMQKDLRDRIELAEKTIRAAAVPDIIQDLVGPDAAEQWAAIPEVATRREIIKMVCAPLLHKANKNPRMPIEKRVSFGGFMKDLAA, encoded by the coding sequence ATGACGGTTGTTAGTGCGCTGGGTGTGTCTATGTGGGCCGACAAAATGGCGTTGATGCTGGGCGGCGCGAAAGTAATGGCGTTGAGCTATGCGCGGGCGAGTAAGGATCAGAAGCGCAAGAGCTATTCGGTTGACCAGCAAAGCGACATGAACAATGAGGAGATCGAGAAAAACGGGTGGACCAAACTCGGCGAGTACTCGGATAACGATGAATCGGCTTCGCGATTCAGGCGTAAGGCGGCTGGGCGGGAAGATTTCGCCGAGCTTTTGAAGGAGATCAAGACGGGTAAGGCTAATGTCTTGGTGCTTGTTGATGTTTCGCGGTCACAGCGAGATCTTGAAGTGTTCGCGATGCTGCGGAATCTGTGTTTTGAGAACGGCTGCTTCTTCTGGCTGGTCAACGGAAACCTTTATGACCTTCGGGTGACGGCGGACCGGAATTCACTGGCTAATATGGCGGTTCAGGGTGAGACGTTCTCGGATGCGGTGAGCGACGGCGTGAGCCGTGGATTGGCCAAACAGAAGAAGGACGGCCGTCCGGCGTCGCGTTGCCCGTATGGGTATGAGCGTTTCAAGGATCAGAAAACAGGCGCTTTCGACCGGCAGGTGTTTGACGTGACCGAGCGGACCGCTGTTCATACCGAAACCGGCACGGTAGAGGAATACACAACGTCCGATGTGGTGGAGAACATTTTCAGGCAGTTGCGTAAGTTGACGACTTCGGGTGCTATCGCCAGGGATCTCAACTCGCGGGGTATTCCGTCGCCGGGTGGTTTGCTGTGGTCGCGGCAGACAGTCGAGTTCATTGCGAGGAACGCGGCCTATATGGGGAAGCGGGCCAGTTACGGCACTGTGGTTTCTGATGGGCAGTGGGAAGGGATCGTGAGCCCTGCCGTATTCATGGACGTGCAGCGGATTCTTGATCGTGACGACAAAGGTCATGACAGGACCGGCAGGAAAGCGAAGGACAAGCCGGATGCTGAATGGCTGTTGTCGTATGCGGCTCGGTGTGCCGAGTGTGGCGCGTGGCTGGAAAGCAAGCACAAGTCCGCGAACAACGGTGCAGCGGTTGTTTACCGGTGCAGCAAGAAATACTGTTCGTCGGTAAACTTCGCGAAGTTCGATTCCTATGTCGAGTCGGTGCTGGTTGCTTGGCTTTCCCGTCCGGATGTTTACCAGCGGCTCATTTCACAGCGTCGGGTGAACGATGCGAGCATTAAGGCCCATGAGGACGACATTGCTTTAGCGGAACGGCAGTTGGGTGAGAACAAGGCTTTGCGGATGTCCGGCGCGATGCACCCGGATGATTTTGTGGACATGCAAAAGGATTTGCGTGACCGGATCGAGTTGGCTGAGAAAACGATCCGGGCTGCTGCCGTCCCGGATATCATTCAGGATTTGGTCGGGCCGGACGCAGCCGAGCAATGGGCTGCTATCCCGGAAGTAGCGACCCGCCGCGAGATCATCAAAATGGTATGTGCGCCGTTGCTGCACAAGGCGAACAAGAATCCGCGTATGCCGATTGAGAAGCGTGTTTCGTTCGGCGGTTTCATGAAGGATCTCGCCGCCTGA
- a CDS encoding FtsK/SpoIIIE domain-containing protein, translated as MIPVNYGRGSDAYWVGELFRVLWRYRAELAPLYWLAGCFIAGAWLHAVHPNWWPVTTLAGIAGIATVAIRPARLVERFPLLARWRVRLWGGGFIGYVSAWLSCAAIYGATAGPMESFALLGAGVFAGPWLWREDRRRLTRVRIVRDKFPDTADAAGLTGAKMVSAIMDRWGWTARIKLRRGQTYTDVVKQLPELESALGARVGGTRAEPVMEDASQFTLRLVETDPHAAPVNWEPRPVSVTGKPHLSITQPVTVGLFEDGTPITVPLLRKHVLIGGATDSGKSGLLNVILGRIAECSDAVMWGIDLKKGMELAPWSSVLLRLATDNDSAERLLKAGVDELEKRAEFLMGRGRREWYPKSDAPALYIIIDEYAELSALGQRYADSIARRGRAVCVNLIIATQRPTQKTMGENSAIRSQMNIRFCLKVNERPDVDLILGAGKLSAGWDTTGFDGAGKFLVSGPGMDTPRRGRAFLITDADVTATARTYARTGSVADTAGAGTSESRSDGRSGGRETTGAPLGVSGPEMALWAALRDAPREGVTLAVLQAATGKGRPWIYRRLKAGQARRHRDQPRLRPVEGHHPPAGSRYVSVRRCPSCARISRAPAR; from the coding sequence ATGATCCCCGTCAATTACGGGCGCGGTAGTGATGCCTATTGGGTGGGCGAGTTGTTCCGCGTGTTGTGGCGTTACCGCGCGGAGCTGGCCCCGCTGTATTGGCTGGCAGGGTGCTTTATCGCGGGGGCATGGCTCCACGCGGTGCACCCCAATTGGTGGCCAGTGACCACACTGGCCGGTATCGCTGGAATTGCCACTGTCGCGATTCGTCCGGCCCGTTTGGTCGAGCGGTTTCCGTTGCTGGCCCGGTGGCGGGTACGGCTGTGGGGTGGCGGTTTTATCGGTTACGTGTCGGCATGGCTGTCTTGTGCGGCCATTTACGGCGCGACCGCTGGGCCGATGGAATCTTTCGCTCTCTTGGGTGCCGGGGTTTTCGCTGGTCCGTGGTTGTGGCGAGAGGACCGGCGACGCCTGACCCGCGTTCGGATTGTCCGCGACAAATTCCCTGACACTGCTGATGCTGCCGGGCTGACCGGCGCAAAGATGGTGTCGGCGATCATGGACCGGTGGGGGTGGACCGCACGGATTAAACTCCGGCGCGGCCAGACCTATACCGATGTGGTGAAACAACTACCGGAACTGGAATCGGCGCTCGGCGCGCGGGTTGGTGGAACCCGCGCCGAACCGGTCATGGAAGACGCGTCGCAATTCACGCTGCGGCTGGTCGAAACCGACCCGCACGCCGCGCCAGTAAATTGGGAACCACGTCCGGTATCGGTGACCGGGAAACCGCACCTGTCCATCACGCAACCCGTCACGGTCGGGTTGTTCGAGGACGGCACGCCCATTACCGTGCCGCTCTTGCGGAAGCATGTCCTGATCGGCGGCGCTACCGACTCCGGTAAATCAGGTCTGCTGAATGTGATCTTGGGCCGGATCGCGGAATGCTCAGATGCGGTCATGTGGGGTATCGATCTCAAGAAAGGAATGGAACTCGCGCCCTGGTCGAGCGTCCTTCTGCGATTGGCAACCGATAATGATTCCGCCGAACGTCTGCTGAAAGCGGGCGTGGATGAGTTGGAGAAACGCGCGGAATTTCTAATGGGCCGCGGCCGGCGTGAATGGTATCCGAAATCCGACGCGCCCGCTTTGTATATCATCATCGATGAATACGCGGAACTGTCCGCGCTTGGGCAACGGTATGCGGATTCGATTGCGCGGCGTGGCCGTGCAGTGTGTGTGAATCTGATCATCGCGACCCAGCGGCCGACGCAGAAAACGATGGGAGAAAATTCCGCGATCCGGTCCCAGATGAATATCCGGTTCTGTCTCAAGGTGAACGAGCGGCCAGACGTTGACCTGATCTTGGGCGCCGGGAAACTGTCGGCGGGGTGGGACACGACCGGGTTTGATGGTGCCGGGAAATTCCTGGTGTCCGGTCCGGGAATGGACACGCCGCGCAGGGGCCGTGCATTCCTGATCACCGACGCTGACGTGACCGCGACGGCCCGGACCTATGCCCGGACCGGGTCGGTTGCCGACACAGCCGGGGCCGGAACCTCTGAGAGCCGTTCTGACGGCCGGTCAGGGGGTCGGGAGACCACAGGGGCACCCTTGGGCGTCTCAGGGCCGGAAATGGCGCTCTGGGCCGCGCTGCGGGACGCCCCGCGCGAGGGGGTGACCCTGGCCGTGTTGCAGGCGGCCACCGGGAAGGGCCGCCCGTGGATCTACCGGCGTCTCAAGGCGGGGCAGGCCCGACGGCACCGTGACCAACCCCGACTACGGCCGGTGGAAGGCCACCACCCGCCCGCAGGATCACGTTACGTAAGTGTTCGCAGGTGTCCCAGTTGTGCACGAATCTCGCGCGCGCCCGCACGTTGA
- a CDS encoding helix-turn-helix domain-containing protein, with product MSETGGVDLGKALASARAEANFSLADLSAATFTSRGWINNVEAGRRWPQRDWIELADRELKTDGELLSVWELAKSKRDREAAVKGLLQKSERESRLLAAAQPDNSDLDTMNEAVADLAVAYLSNPPEPMLKQAASLREELTRRVTVGGFRPSEISDLYLALSRVSGVLAYAALDLGNTKIAFTHSAAAWNMADLAGDNELRAWTRGTQSLIARFDKDYELGRKFVDDGMRYQGPGTSEVRLLCGAAQCAANLGDSHTAMTLLAEADRARERSTSDSIQGLFGFSHAKQAYYSASSLMWLPDREALQIAASSAVLAIETWAHEPPEHRSLDDEALAQVYLATARLKLGEVEGAMDVVRTVLHLPEERRISWIVNRISDLSDLLGGDRFKNSLLAQDARDELRSYRV from the coding sequence ATGTCTGAGACAGGTGGCGTAGATCTCGGTAAGGCTCTCGCATCTGCGCGAGCCGAAGCCAATTTCTCCTTAGCCGACCTATCAGCAGCCACCTTCACCTCGCGTGGCTGGATCAATAACGTGGAGGCAGGTCGAAGGTGGCCTCAACGAGATTGGATCGAGCTAGCTGATCGTGAATTGAAGACGGATGGCGAGCTCTTATCAGTCTGGGAGCTAGCAAAATCAAAGCGAGATCGAGAAGCCGCAGTGAAGGGCCTCTTGCAAAAGTCGGAAAGAGAGTCTCGGCTACTCGCTGCCGCGCAACCAGACAATTCCGATCTAGACACCATGAATGAAGCAGTGGCCGATCTGGCAGTCGCCTACCTGTCCAATCCACCTGAACCAATGCTCAAGCAGGCCGCGTCGCTAAGGGAGGAACTAACTCGACGCGTCACGGTGGGGGGGTTCAGACCGAGTGAAATCTCAGACCTGTATCTAGCGTTATCGCGCGTTTCGGGTGTGCTTGCATATGCGGCCCTTGATCTGGGAAATACTAAAATCGCGTTTACGCATAGTGCGGCTGCTTGGAATATGGCTGATCTTGCTGGAGACAACGAACTTAGAGCTTGGACTCGCGGCACTCAGTCGCTCATCGCACGATTCGATAAGGACTACGAGCTAGGCAGGAAGTTCGTTGATGATGGCATGCGATACCAAGGCCCCGGAACTTCTGAGGTTCGGCTACTTTGCGGCGCTGCTCAGTGCGCGGCAAATCTAGGTGATAGTCACACTGCAATGACACTGCTCGCAGAAGCCGACAGAGCCCGCGAGCGTAGCACCTCGGATTCAATACAAGGACTATTTGGCTTCTCGCACGCGAAACAGGCGTACTACTCGGCGTCATCGTTGATGTGGCTTCCTGACCGCGAAGCGCTGCAGATTGCTGCAAGTAGCGCGGTGCTTGCTATCGAAACTTGGGCACATGAACCGCCCGAGCATCGTTCGCTAGATGATGAGGCGCTGGCCCAGGTCTATCTAGCGACGGCTCGACTCAAGCTCGGTGAAGTCGAGGGCGCAATGGATGTAGTGCGCACCGTTTTGCATCTTCCAGAGGAACGACGAATCTCGTGGATCGTAAATCGGATTTCTGATCTGTCGGATTTGTTGGGTGGTGATCGATTCAAAAACTCACTCCTTGCCCAGGACGCGAGAGATGAACTGCGCTCCTATCGCGTGTAG